One part of the Acidimicrobiales bacterium genome encodes these proteins:
- a CDS encoding VOC family protein — MSLEWEQIVIDARDPVTLGRWWCEALGWVVVDEDDEGIEIRPAPDRPPGVLFLGVPEAKVVKNRLHLDFRPDADQPGEVERLLALGATTVDVGQGTPTWVVLADPEGNEFCVLSARAT; from the coding sequence ATGAGCCTCGAGTGGGAACAGATCGTCATCGACGCCCGGGATCCGGTCACCCTCGGCCGCTGGTGGTGTGAGGCGCTCGGCTGGGTGGTGGTCGACGAGGACGACGAGGGGATCGAGATCCGGCCCGCGCCGGACCGGCCCCCGGGCGTCTTGTTCCTCGGCGTTCCCGAGGCGAAGGTCGTGAAGAACCGCTTGCACCTCGACTTCCGACCCGACGCCGATCAGCCCGGCGAAGTCGAGCGGCTGCTCGCGCTGGGCGCCACGACGGTCGACGTGGGGCAGGGCACGCCGACGTGGGTCGTGCTCGCCGACCCCGAAGGCAACGAGTTCTGCGTGCTGTCGGCGCGTGCCACCTGA
- a CDS encoding enoyl-CoA hydratase-related protein, whose product MQPVVRTEVTENKVGIITLDRPERRNAVNGPLAEQLDAAVKAMADDDGVKVVVLTGAAPEGGTGGFCSGGDTKRDASDSSGLALGVPPDALSGDLARHDRHASMLLHQMPKVSIAMVGGPAVGAGFALAGACDLRFASDDALFCAGFSPNGLSGDYGGSFFWTRIAGTALTRRLYLLNEKIGAAQALAWGMVHEVRAAAELRGYTLEIASILARTPREVVALMKDNLNQAEDEVDRRRWLLANEAENQSAAGRAMMARMTRRQQA is encoded by the coding sequence ATGCAACCCGTGGTCCGCACCGAGGTCACCGAGAACAAGGTCGGGATCATCACGCTCGACCGGCCGGAGCGACGCAACGCCGTGAACGGCCCGCTGGCCGAGCAGCTCGACGCCGCGGTGAAGGCGATGGCCGACGACGACGGCGTGAAGGTCGTGGTGCTCACCGGTGCGGCACCTGAAGGCGGCACGGGCGGGTTCTGCTCCGGCGGCGACACCAAGCGCGACGCGTCGGACTCGTCGGGCCTCGCGCTGGGCGTGCCGCCTGACGCGCTCTCGGGCGACCTCGCCCGCCACGACCGGCACGCGTCGATGCTGCTGCACCAGATGCCGAAGGTGTCGATCGCCATGGTCGGCGGCCCGGCGGTGGGAGCCGGGTTCGCGCTGGCGGGGGCCTGCGACTTGCGGTTCGCGTCCGACGATGCGCTGTTCTGCGCAGGGTTCTCGCCCAACGGCCTGAGCGGCGACTACGGCGGCTCCTTCTTCTGGACGCGCATCGCCGGTACGGCACTGACCCGCCGCTTGTACCTGCTGAACGAGAAGATCGGCGCGGCCCAGGCGCTCGCGTGGGGCATGGTCCACGAAGTCCGGGCCGCCGCCGAGCTGCGCGGCTACACGCTCGAGATCGCATCGATCCTCGCCCGGACCCCGCGCGAAGTGGTGGCGTTGATGAAGGACAACTTGAACCAGGCCGAAGACGAGGTCGATCGCCGGCGCTGGCTGCTCGCCAACGAGGCGGAGAACCAGAGCGCGGCCGGTCGGGCGATGATGGCGCGCATGACCCGCCGACAGCAGGCGTAG
- a CDS encoding nucleotidyltransferase domain-containing protein, which yields MEVRPGIEVDEGALADYCRGHGIRRLGLFGSVGREDFTDDSDIDVLVEFEPERVPGLLRIATMELELSVLLGGREVELRTYEDLSRYFRDEVRASARLLYAA from the coding sequence ATGGAGGTCCGACCCGGGATCGAGGTGGACGAGGGAGCCCTTGCCGACTACTGCCGAGGTCATGGCATCCGCAGGTTGGGGCTGTTCGGCTCGGTCGGTCGCGAGGACTTTACGGACGACAGCGACATCGACGTCCTCGTAGAGTTCGAGCCGGAGCGTGTTCCGGGACTGTTGCGGATCGCGACGATGGAGCTCGAGCTCAGCGTATTGCTCGGTGGCCGTGAGGTTGAGTTGCGCACGTACGAGGACCTGAGCCGTTACTTCCGTGACGAAGTACGGGCATCGGCCCGCCTCCTCTATGCCGCCTGA
- a CDS encoding CoA transferase has protein sequence MDPGEQDVGADRGPAAPAGKALAGLRVLDLSLAEAGPVCAQWLAWFGADVVRVDPPPGPGVPLELLEIGLHLANNMNKRSVFLDYRQPEGLALLRRLVPRFDVVVENFRTGVAASYGLGYDDLRALKPALVYCSIKGYGTTGPYRDYPALDPVTQAAGGAMSITGEPDGPPIRTAYVGADHLSGSMAATAVLAAYVRMLRTGHGEYVELSMQEAVLSALRSMILIDSPDGRFMPRVGNRMGAPTDLYACPPFGANDYVQIAAPGDKLFDRLAIAIGQPELVTDERFDSVRLRNRNRGALREIVAKWTAQRSKWEAMRELAEAGVPASAVFDSDDLRANEHLRERGAWVEVTHPLRGTTEVVNNPARMASAVPLAAAPKYGEHTVEVLTAELGLDRPELERLEAHQIVDLRNVPD, from the coding sequence GTGGACCCTGGAGAACAGGATGTCGGCGCGGACCGCGGACCGGCAGCGCCCGCCGGCAAGGCCCTCGCCGGGTTGCGGGTCCTCGACTTGAGCCTCGCCGAGGCCGGCCCCGTGTGCGCGCAGTGGCTGGCCTGGTTCGGCGCCGACGTGGTGCGGGTCGACCCTCCGCCGGGCCCGGGTGTGCCGTTGGAGCTGCTCGAGATCGGGCTGCACCTGGCCAACAACATGAACAAGCGCTCGGTCTTCCTCGACTACCGCCAGCCCGAGGGTCTGGCGCTGCTGCGCCGCCTGGTGCCGCGGTTCGACGTCGTGGTCGAGAACTTCCGCACCGGCGTCGCTGCGTCGTACGGCCTGGGCTACGACGATCTCCGCGCGCTCAAGCCCGCGCTCGTGTACTGCTCGATCAAGGGCTACGGCACGACCGGCCCGTACCGCGACTATCCCGCCCTCGACCCGGTCACGCAGGCGGCGGGCGGCGCGATGTCGATCACCGGCGAGCCCGACGGGCCACCGATCCGCACCGCGTACGTGGGCGCTGACCACCTGTCGGGCTCGATGGCGGCGACCGCGGTGCTGGCGGCGTACGTGCGGATGCTGCGCACCGGCCACGGCGAGTACGTCGAGCTGTCGATGCAGGAAGCCGTGCTGAGCGCGCTGCGGTCGATGATCCTCATCGACTCGCCGGACGGCCGCTTCATGCCCCGGGTCGGCAACCGCATGGGCGCCCCGACCGACTTGTACGCCTGCCCGCCGTTCGGCGCCAACGACTACGTCCAGATCGCCGCGCCGGGCGACAAGCTGTTCGACCGTCTCGCCATCGCCATCGGCCAGCCGGAGCTGGTGACCGACGAGCGCTTCGACTCGGTGCGGCTCCGCAACCGCAACCGCGGCGCGCTGCGCGAGATCGTCGCTAAGTGGACCGCGCAGCGCTCGAAGTGGGAGGCGATGCGCGAGTTGGCCGAGGCCGGTGTGCCCGCGTCGGCGGTGTTCGACAGCGACGACCTCCGCGCCAACGAGCACTTGCGCGAGCGCGGCGCGTGGGTCGAGGTCACCCACCCCCTGCGGGGCACGACCGAGGTCGTCAACAACCCCGCTCGCATGGCTTCAGCCGTCCCGCTGGCCGCCGCGCCGAAGTACGGCGAGCACACCGTGGAGGTCCTTACCGCCGAGCTCGGCCTCGACCGTCCTGAGTTGGAACGCCTCGAGGCGCACCAGATCGTCGACCTCCGCAACGTGCCCGACTGA
- a CDS encoding Gfo/Idh/MocA family oxidoreductase, producing the protein MTVSWGVVGPGGIATRFAQAIELVADGRIAAVSSRSIDRANAFGDRFGIPHRYADDDELAADPTVDAVYVATPHSRHERDALRFLAAGRAVLCEKPFAPDAAATTRMAAAARDKGVFAMEALWSRFLPSYRILVDLVGSGRIGEPQLVEADFGFRVPVNPSHRLFDPALAGGALLDLGIYPVHLASLVLGPVEHVVADGVIGPTGVDEHVAAVLRHPGDRLSVVKAAIRVNMACTARIAGTDGTIDLPAFMHCPQSLTVRRGTDVDVIDASFEGEGLRFEIDEVHRSLEAGLTESPTMPLADTISMARTLDRIRDSIRATGAA; encoded by the coding sequence GTGACGGTCTCGTGGGGTGTGGTCGGACCCGGGGGCATCGCGACCCGGTTCGCGCAAGCGATCGAGCTGGTCGCCGACGGTCGGATCGCCGCCGTGAGCTCTCGTTCGATCGACCGGGCCAACGCGTTCGGCGACCGCTTCGGGATCCCCCACCGCTACGCCGACGACGATGAGCTCGCCGCCGACCCGACCGTCGATGCCGTCTACGTCGCGACCCCGCACTCGCGCCACGAGCGCGACGCACTTCGTTTCCTCGCCGCCGGCAGAGCGGTGCTGTGCGAAAAGCCGTTCGCGCCCGATGCTGCCGCCACCACCCGTATGGCGGCCGCCGCCCGCGACAAGGGCGTCTTCGCCATGGAGGCCCTGTGGAGCCGCTTCCTGCCGAGCTACCGCATCCTCGTCGACCTGGTCGGCAGCGGTCGGATCGGTGAGCCGCAACTCGTCGAGGCCGACTTCGGGTTCCGCGTGCCCGTCAACCCGAGCCACCGCTTGTTCGACCCGGCGCTGGCCGGCGGCGCGCTGCTCGACCTCGGCATCTATCCCGTCCACTTGGCGAGCCTGGTCCTCGGGCCCGTCGAGCACGTCGTGGCCGACGGCGTCATCGGACCGACCGGTGTCGACGAGCACGTCGCCGCGGTGCTCCGCCACCCGGGCGACCGCCTCAGCGTGGTCAAGGCGGCCATCCGCGTGAACATGGCGTGCACCGCCAGGATCGCCGGCACCGACGGGACGATCGACCTGCCGGCGTTCATGCACTGCCCGCAGTCGCTGACCGTTCGCCGCGGCACCGACGTCGACGTCATCGACGCGAGCTTCGAGGGCGAAGGGCTGCGCTTCGAGATCGATGAGGTGCACCGCAGCCTCGAGGCAGGGCTCACCGAGAGCCCCACGATGCCGCTCGCCGACACGATCTCGATGGCCCGCACCCTCGACCGCATCCGTGACTCGATCCGGGCCACCGGAGCCGCGTGA
- a CDS encoding acyl-CoA dehydrogenase family protein: MSEALAAEVQAWVDRNWSDSLTVREWWRRLFEAGYSFPAWPAGLGGRGANGSEARTIVRALAANEVVGPPAGHLATALAAPTLLAHATPEQVDELVRPIALGEKAWCQLFSEPGSGSDLASVGTRAVLDGDEWVVTGQKVWNSAADSADMGMLLARTDVDVPKHRGMTYFAIDMHQPGVEVRPLKTMSGSSQFCEVFLTEARVPAGRQIGALGDGWRVAQTTMQSERTMVAGGGTRGLVPARSGRDGDLDKTVGAVIERARRAAKQRQSRIRAGAVPARVMIELAQQYGRSSDPVIRQDLARYHAQVRVNGWTMRRIAAARGALTGADGSIAKLTTARICQESRDLSYRIVGADGLLQGSDSPMGGDLQSVNLASPGNRIGGGTDEIQLNVLGEKGCGLPREPGDDKDVRYRDLKVGTLR; encoded by the coding sequence TTGAGCGAGGCGCTCGCGGCCGAAGTCCAGGCGTGGGTCGACCGGAACTGGAGCGACTCGCTGACGGTGCGCGAGTGGTGGCGCCGGTTGTTCGAAGCCGGGTACTCGTTTCCCGCCTGGCCCGCCGGCCTCGGCGGCCGCGGTGCGAACGGCAGCGAGGCGCGCACGATCGTGCGCGCGTTGGCCGCCAATGAAGTGGTGGGCCCGCCGGCTGGCCACTTGGCCACCGCGCTCGCCGCACCCACCCTCCTCGCGCACGCCACGCCGGAGCAGGTCGACGAGCTCGTCCGCCCCATCGCGCTCGGCGAGAAGGCGTGGTGCCAACTGTTCTCCGAGCCGGGATCGGGCTCCGACCTGGCCAGCGTCGGTACCCGGGCGGTCCTGGACGGCGATGAGTGGGTGGTGACCGGCCAGAAAGTGTGGAACTCCGCGGCCGACTCCGCCGACATGGGCATGTTGCTGGCTCGGACCGATGTCGACGTGCCGAAGCACCGCGGCATGACGTACTTCGCGATCGACATGCACCAGCCGGGCGTCGAGGTCCGGCCGCTCAAGACGATGAGCGGCTCGAGCCAGTTCTGCGAAGTGTTCCTCACCGAAGCGCGGGTGCCGGCCGGGCGCCAGATCGGCGCGCTGGGCGACGGGTGGCGTGTGGCGCAGACGACCATGCAGAGCGAGCGCACGATGGTGGCCGGCGGCGGTACCCGCGGGCTCGTGCCGGCGCGCTCGGGCCGCGACGGCGACCTCGACAAGACGGTGGGCGCCGTCATCGAGCGCGCCCGGCGAGCGGCCAAGCAACGCCAGAGCAGGATCCGCGCCGGTGCGGTGCCGGCGAGAGTGATGATCGAGTTGGCACAGCAGTACGGCCGCAGCTCGGATCCCGTGATCCGCCAAGACCTCGCCCGCTATCACGCGCAAGTCCGCGTGAACGGCTGGACGATGCGCCGGATCGCGGCAGCCAGGGGTGCGCTGACCGGTGCGGACGGGTCGATCGCGAAGCTCACCACCGCCCGTATCTGCCAGGAGTCGCGCGACCTCAGCTACCGCATCGTTGGTGCCGACGGCCTGCTGCAAGGCAGCGACTCCCCCATGGGCGGCGACCTGCAGTCGGTCAACTTGGCCAGCCCCGGCAACCGGATTGGCGGCGGCACCGACGAGATCCAACTCAACGTGCTCGGCGAGAAGGGTTGCGGGCTCCCCCGCGAACCGGGCGACGACAAGGACGTGCGGTATCGCGACTTGAAGGTCGGGACGCTGCGCTGA
- a CDS encoding HepT-like ribonuclease domain-containing protein, which yields MPPDDAVRLQHLVDAATKAVSFCRDRSRADLDSDELLRRALTKLVEIVGEAAKQVTPATRRELPGVPWASAARMRDRLVHHYFDINLDVLWSTVTEDLPALIAALPTSS from the coding sequence ATGCCGCCTGACGACGCCGTCCGGTTGCAGCACCTCGTGGACGCGGCCACCAAAGCCGTCAGCTTTTGCCGCGACCGATCTCGGGCGGATCTCGACAGCGATGAGCTGCTGCGCCGGGCGTTGACCAAGCTCGTCGAGATCGTCGGCGAGGCCGCCAAGCAGGTGACGCCAGCGACGAGGCGCGAGCTTCCCGGCGTGCCGTGGGCATCCGCGGCGCGGATGAGAGACCGGCTGGTGCACCACTACTTCGACATCAACCTTGACGTGCTCTGGTCAACGGTGACGGAGGACTTGCCGGCACTGATCGCTGCGTTGCCGACCAGCTCCTGA
- a CDS encoding acyl-CoA dehydrogenase family protein, producing the protein MQLDLTEDQALFHETTVRFIEAELPVAKTRAWHDDSVGYDPKWLQKAAELGWFSMLVPEADGGGSVSGAGFLDAAILAEEMGRNVQPGPFVPMNVVAATIARCGTAVQRAEVLPGVVAGTTVATWAWASPDGGWDDGAGVTATGDGDRLRLDGARGAVQDAASADLLLVAASRDGEPVHVLVPTAAGGVTITPLASLDLSRRFADVSFDGVTVGDGAVVGSGAEVFDVAHQTATALTAAETVGAADALFTLTLDYARDRIAFGRPIGSFQAIKHILADQVLSLEICKAAAVAAAAAVQEADPAATEVVAMAAASVGERANALAQQCLQVHGGIGYTWEHDLHLYLRRIQSNSVLYGEPALQRERVCAFHGLGVAS; encoded by the coding sequence GTGCAGCTGGATCTCACCGAGGACCAGGCGCTGTTCCACGAGACCACGGTGCGGTTCATCGAAGCCGAACTGCCGGTGGCGAAGACCCGTGCTTGGCACGACGACAGCGTCGGCTACGACCCCAAGTGGCTGCAGAAGGCAGCCGAGCTCGGCTGGTTCTCGATGCTCGTGCCCGAGGCCGACGGCGGCGGCAGCGTCAGCGGCGCCGGCTTCCTCGACGCCGCCATCCTGGCCGAGGAGATGGGGCGCAACGTGCAGCCGGGACCGTTCGTCCCGATGAACGTCGTCGCCGCGACGATCGCCCGCTGCGGGACCGCCGTCCAACGGGCCGAAGTACTGCCCGGCGTCGTGGCCGGCACGACGGTGGCGACGTGGGCCTGGGCGAGCCCCGACGGCGGTTGGGACGACGGCGCGGGGGTCACGGCCACGGGCGACGGCGACCGGCTGCGTCTCGACGGGGCGCGCGGTGCGGTGCAGGACGCGGCGTCGGCCGACTTGCTGCTCGTGGCTGCGTCCAGGGACGGCGAGCCCGTGCACGTGCTCGTGCCGACCGCCGCCGGCGGCGTCACGATCACGCCGTTGGCGAGCTTGGACCTCAGCCGCCGCTTCGCGGACGTGTCATTCGACGGGGTGACCGTGGGCGACGGCGCAGTCGTGGGGAGCGGCGCCGAGGTGTTCGACGTCGCCCACCAGACCGCGACCGCGCTCACCGCCGCGGAGACCGTCGGCGCCGCCGACGCCTTGTTCACCTTGACGCTCGACTACGCCCGCGACCGCATCGCGTTCGGCCGACCGATCGGCTCGTTCCAGGCGATCAAGCACATCCTCGCCGACCAGGTGCTCTCCCTCGAGATCTGCAAGGCGGCCGCGGTCGCCGCGGCGGCTGCGGTGCAAGAAGCGGACCCCGCCGCGACCGAAGTCGTCGCGATGGCGGCGGCGTCGGTTGGCGAGCGCGCCAACGCGCTCGCCCAGCAGTGCCTGCAGGTCCACGGCGGCATCGGCTACACGTGGGAGCACGACCTCCACCTGTACTTGCGGCGGATCCAGTCGAACAGCGTGCTGTACGGCGAACCAGCGTTGCAGCGCGAGCGCGTGTGCGCGTTCCACGGGCTCGGAGTGGCCTCATGA
- a CDS encoding MaoC family dehydratase N-terminal domain-containing protein: protein MSSATSAEFEKATDYSFKEEDIERAKSLAGRYAPLGSHEHLTVVNRDSIRNFARSYGDDNPLYNSETYGERTRWGAQIAPPMIGIALNRPLYGDPPKEKIRRPSFRGIHVFVSGSTWNWYQPLKEGDELYSFGGTESVIEKKSEFANRSILMTYLNVKFNQRAEIVATSRTLAIHTERKTAREKGKYAAIEPATYTDDDLAKIDEVYANEHVRGAEKRWWEDVQVGDSLPAMAKGPLTTTDMIVFHAGGYGFVPYAPCSNRIAYKNRQRIAPFYVKNEYGVPDVAQRVHWDSAWAQAIGNPMAYDYGVMRDCHLSHFSTDWMGDDGWLVQQSSEIRKFNYIGDTHIITGEVVDKRIDDAGNAVVDIEMRGTNQRDTVTCPGKATVALPSREHGDVTLPTPPSDLAEQAARMMQRHVEIVAERKARGELD, encoded by the coding sequence ATGTCTTCTGCGACCTCCGCCGAGTTCGAAAAGGCCACCGACTACTCCTTCAAGGAGGAGGACATCGAGCGGGCGAAGTCGCTCGCCGGCCGGTACGCACCGTTGGGATCGCACGAGCACCTCACGGTGGTCAACCGCGACAGCATCCGGAACTTCGCTCGCAGCTACGGCGACGACAACCCGCTGTACAACTCCGAGACGTACGGCGAGCGCACGCGGTGGGGCGCACAGATCGCGCCCCCGATGATCGGCATCGCGCTCAACCGGCCGCTGTACGGCGACCCGCCGAAGGAGAAGATCCGCCGACCGTCGTTCCGAGGCATCCACGTGTTCGTGTCGGGCAGCACGTGGAACTGGTACCAGCCACTCAAAGAAGGCGACGAGCTCTACAGCTTCGGCGGCACGGAGTCGGTGATCGAAAAGAAGTCCGAGTTCGCGAACCGCTCGATCCTGATGACGTACTTGAACGTGAAGTTCAACCAGCGCGCGGAGATCGTCGCCACCTCGCGCACACTTGCGATCCACACCGAGCGCAAGACCGCCCGCGAGAAGGGCAAGTACGCCGCGATCGAGCCGGCCACCTACACCGACGACGATCTCGCGAAGATCGACGAGGTCTACGCCAACGAGCACGTGCGCGGGGCGGAGAAGCGCTGGTGGGAGGACGTGCAGGTCGGCGACTCGCTCCCCGCCATGGCCAAGGGCCCGCTGACCACCACCGACATGATCGTGTTCCACGCGGGCGGCTACGGGTTCGTGCCGTACGCGCCGTGCTCGAACCGCATCGCGTACAAGAACCGGCAGCGGATCGCACCGTTCTACGTGAAGAACGAGTACGGCGTGCCCGACGTGGCGCAGCGCGTGCACTGGGACTCGGCGTGGGCCCAGGCGATCGGCAACCCGATGGCCTACGACTACGGGGTGATGCGCGACTGCCACCTGTCGCACTTCTCCACCGACTGGATGGGAGACGACGGCTGGCTCGTGCAGCAGTCGAGCGAGATCCGCAAGTTCAACTACATCGGCGACACCCACATCATCACCGGAGAAGTCGTCGACAAGCGGATCGACGATGCCGGCAACGCGGTCGTCGACATCGAGATGCGCGGCACCAACCAGCGCGACACCGTCACCTGCCCCGGCAAGGCTACCGTCGCCCTCCCGAGCCGCGAGCACGGCGACGTCACTCTGCCGACCCCGCCGTCGGACCTCGCCGAGCAGGCCGCGCGGATGATGCAGCGCCACGTGGAGATCGTCGCCGAGCGCAAGGCCCGGGGCGAGCTCGATTGA
- a CDS encoding helix-turn-helix transcriptional regulator encodes MSSLLSLARVAAGLSMTDLAARAGTSRPTLSAYEHGRVSPTLDTVERIVAAAGCRLEIVRTVEWRSVEVGRGRTAAVPDHLPDLPVNDAVRIVSLPLHLEWSRRNRDVDLSDRRQRASVYETVLREGRPGDIEMIVDGALLVDLWTELVLPRRLRAAWQPLIDAAREPGG; translated from the coding sequence GTGTCGTCGTTGCTCTCTCTCGCGCGTGTGGCCGCTGGTCTGTCCATGACGGATCTGGCAGCGCGCGCGGGGACATCGAGGCCGACGTTGTCTGCGTACGAGCACGGGCGGGTGTCGCCGACGCTCGACACGGTCGAACGCATCGTGGCCGCTGCAGGCTGCCGACTTGAGATCGTCCGGACTGTCGAATGGCGATCGGTCGAGGTAGGGCGCGGCCGCACAGCAGCGGTTCCCGATCACCTGCCCGACCTCCCGGTCAACGATGCGGTGCGGATCGTGTCGCTGCCGTTGCATCTGGAATGGTCCCGCCGCAATCGCGACGTCGACTTGAGCGACCGTCGGCAACGCGCGTCTGTGTATGAGACGGTGCTGCGAGAGGGTCGGCCAGGCGACATCGAGATGATCGTCGACGGTGCTCTGCTCGTGGACCTGTGGACCGAGCTGGTACTGCCCAGGCGGCTGCGCGCCGCCTGGCAACCGCTCATCGACGCGGCGCGAGAGCCCGGTGGCTGA
- a CDS encoding catalase gives MTNAADGQDRLTTAVGAPVPDNQNVLTAGPRGPQLLQDVWFLEKLAHFDREVIPERRMHAKGSGAYGTFTVTNDITRYTKADLFAEVGRKTELFARFSTVAGERGAADAERDIRGFAVKFYTQQGNWDLVGNNTPVFFFRDPLKFPDLNHAVKRDPRTNLRSAANNWDFWTSLPESFHQVTIVMSDRGIPASYRHMHGFGSHTFSFINAAGERFWVKFHHRVQQGVRNLTDEEAGAIVAGDRESHQRDLFEAIERGDHPKWTLCVQVMPEADAATVPYHPFDLTKVWPKGDYPLIEVGEWELNRNPDNYFAEVEQAAFNPANVVPGISFSPDKMLQGRLFSYGDAQRYRLGVNHFQIPVNAPRCPVQNYHRDGAMRVDGNHGGTLHYEPNSYGRWQEQPDFRDPPQAVGSVADHWNYRDDDDDYFSQPRALFNLMTPAQQQVLFENTARAIAGVPDHIVQRHIDHCTACDPAYGQGVAAAIAGLSNPR, from the coding sequence ATGACGAACGCAGCGGATGGTCAAGATCGGTTGACGACGGCGGTCGGAGCGCCGGTTCCTGACAACCAGAACGTGCTGACAGCGGGGCCACGCGGCCCGCAGCTCCTGCAGGACGTGTGGTTCCTCGAGAAGCTCGCCCACTTCGACCGTGAGGTCATCCCTGAGCGGCGCATGCACGCGAAGGGCTCGGGCGCGTACGGCACGTTCACGGTCACCAACGACATCACCCGCTACACCAAGGCGGACCTGTTCGCCGAGGTCGGCCGCAAGACCGAGCTGTTCGCTCGCTTCTCCACCGTTGCCGGCGAGCGCGGCGCAGCCGACGCCGAGCGCGACATCCGGGGCTTCGCCGTGAAGTTCTACACGCAGCAGGGCAACTGGGACCTGGTCGGCAACAACACGCCGGTGTTCTTCTTCCGCGACCCGTTGAAGTTCCCCGACCTCAACCACGCGGTCAAGCGCGACCCGCGCACGAACCTCCGCAGCGCGGCCAACAACTGGGACTTCTGGACGTCGCTGCCCGAGTCGTTCCATCAGGTCACCATCGTGATGAGCGACCGTGGGATCCCCGCCTCGTACCGTCACATGCACGGTTTCGGCTCACACACGTTCAGCTTCATCAACGCGGCCGGCGAGCGGTTCTGGGTGAAGTTCCACCACCGGGTGCAACAAGGGGTCCGGAACCTCACCGATGAGGAAGCCGGCGCGATCGTGGCCGGCGATCGCGAGAGCCACCAGCGCGATCTGTTCGAGGCGATCGAGCGCGGCGACCACCCGAAGTGGACGTTGTGCGTGCAGGTGATGCCCGAGGCGGATGCCGCCACCGTGCCGTACCACCCGTTCGACCTGACCAAGGTGTGGCCCAAGGGCGACTACCCGCTGATCGAGGTGGGCGAGTGGGAGCTCAACCGCAACCCCGACAACTACTTCGCCGAGGTCGAACAAGCCGCGTTCAACCCGGCCAACGTGGTGCCCGGGATCAGCTTCTCGCCCGACAAGATGTTGCAGGGCCGCCTGTTCTCCTACGGCGACGCGCAGCGCTACCGACTCGGCGTCAACCACTTCCAGATCCCGGTGAACGCGCCCCGCTGTCCGGTTCAGAACTACCACCGTGACGGCGCCATGCGCGTCGACGGCAACCACGGCGGCACGCTCCACTACGAGCCCAACAGCTACGGCCGCTGGCAGGAGCAGCCCGACTTCCGCGATCCCCCGCAAGCGGTCGGTTCGGTGGCGGATCACTGGAACTACCGCGACGACGACGATGACTACTTCTCGCAGCCCCGGGCGCTGTTCAACTTGATGACCCCGGCGCAACAGCAGGTGCTGTTCGAGAACACGGCGCGGGCGATCGCCGGCGTGCCCGACCACATCGTGCAACGGCACATCGACCACTGCACCGCGTGCGACCCGGCATACGGCCAGGGGGTTGCCGCCGCGATCGCCGGGTTGAGCAATCCTCGGTGA